TGCAGCCTTCCCTGTAGCTGGAACCTTGCTTAAAAAAGGCAGCAAGCTATCTAATGTACTCATATTTATAGGTTCTTGGTCTACAACTAAAATCCCACTGCTTCTATTTGAAGCTTCATCAATGGGATTGAATTTTATGCTTTTAAGGTTTGCTTTAAATTTGCCTGTAATAGCGGCTATAGCCATAATAACTGAAAAAACTCTAAGCTCTAAAGAAAAAGAAGACATGTATAACAGGGCGGCATTACTAGAATAACAAAATGTTATTGTGAATATAATCTAAGGAACTCCTAGTTTTAAGGAATAAAATTCTGTAAATAGGAGTTTGTTAGATTATTTTTGTTTTTTGGGGTATATAAAAAATATGTTAAAATAATTATAAGTGTTCTAAAATTAAATCTTAATATATAATTGGATTACAAGTAATCTAGATGAAGGCATAGTTTTAGGATAACTTATATTATGATTATTAATATTAGGAGGTAGAAGATGGGGAGAAAAATTAGTGAAAAAGTAACTTGGGTAGGGAAAATTGACTGGGAACTTAGAAGCTTTCACGGAGAAGAACTATCAACTCACAAAGGCTCATCCTATAATTCGTATTTAGTTCGTGATAAGAAAACAGTACTCATTGATACTGTTTGGCAACCCTTTACAAAAGAATTTATTGATAACTTAAAGAAGGAAATAGACTTAAATCAAATTGACTATATTATCGCAAACCATGCAGAAATAGACCATAGTGGAGCTTTGCCAGAGCTAATGAAGGAAATACCAAATACTCCTATTTATTGTACAGCAAACGGAATTAAATCACTTAAGGGACATTATCATCAGGATTGGAACTTTGTTGAAGTAAAAACTGGTGATGAACTAGATATAGGGGACAGCAAGCTTATATTTGTAGAGGCTAGAATGCTTCATTGGCCAGATAGTATGTTTGTTTATATGACAGGCGAAAACATACTGTTTAGTAATGATGCTTTTGGACAGCATTTTGCATCAGAGCATCTGTTTAACGATTTAGTAGATCAATCAGAGCTATACAATGAAGCAATAAAATATTATGCTAATATATTAACACCATTTAGCCTTTTAGTGACTAAGAAAATAGAAGAAGTTCTTAGCTTTAACCTTCCAGTAAATATGATATGTACTAGTCATGGTATAATATGGAGAGATAATCCAGTTCAAATTGTTGAGAAATACTTAGAATGGGCAAATGCTTATCAAGAGAATCAAATAACTATTTTATATGATACTATGTGGGATGGAACAAGAAGAATGGCTGAGGCAATAGCAGAGGGAATACAGTCAGTGGATAAGGAGGTTACTTTAAAACTATTTAATGCTTCTAAAACTGACAAGAATGATTTAATTACAGAAATATTTAAATCAAAGGCTATTTTAGTAGGTTCTTCTACTGTAAATAAAGGCATAATGCATGGGACAGCTGGTATTCTTGAAATGATAAAAGGCTTAGGCTTTAAAAACAAAAAGGCTGCCGCTTTTGGCTGCTATGGATGGAGTGGAGAGTCTGTAAAGATAATTAATGATAAGCTTAATGAAGGTAAATTCGAAGTAGTAAATGAAGGTATTAAAGAATTGTGGAATCCAACTCCAGAAGCAATAGAAAGAAGTATAGAATTTGGTAAGGAATTTGCTCTAAAGCTATAATACTATTTAATAAGCCCTGACATGTAAATGTTAGGGCTTATTAAGAACAAGGGCTATTCTTTAAAAGGTACACCATAAGACTTAATCATACTTAACAGCTCATCTAAAATGGAGTCCCTATTATCCTTATTAACATCTACAACTAGTACATCTTTCCTTGATCTGATGCTGCTAATGAACTGGCAATCATGCTTCTTTAATACTCCTAATATAAATCTATCACTGTCAAGCAAACTGTGTACATATGATGTAAATTGAATTATATTATCTTCCATAAATCCTAGCTCATCTAGGATTATTACATCTGCCTTGCTTAAGCTTTTTTCCAATATAGATATAATACAATATCTAAATGAATCCTCATAAATTTCTTTATGGCCATTAGCCATATGAATTTTCGCAAAGATACATCTTTCTGTATCATCCAGTAGTGATTTTGCAGTGAATATTTTCTTGCCATTAACAATTTCTCTGTCAGTTGAATATCCACCTACAGAACAATTAAGTTTGTCTATAATTTTATTAATTATGGTTGTTTTTCCTATTCCTATTTCTCCAGTTATAAATAAGTTGGACATAAAAATTCATTCCTTTCTTAGGGCTAAGGCAAGGGAGTCGTATATAAAAAGTATAATGCAATTAGCCTATAACTTCAATATATTAGGCTTAAAATGAAAAGTTATTTTACAAGATTAAGTATGGATAGGGTTGAGGAAATGTTTAAAAAATGTTCCTTCAGTAGCCTGATACTATTCTTTATTATATTCTTCTGGTATTATAGCCTCTTGTTATGGTATTATAGCAAGTGTAACTATTATTTATTTATAGACTAAGGAGATTTTATGTTTGTAAACAAGAACGTGGCAAATTTTAAATCAGTGTGCATTATAATTATAGTGCTTATATTATTAGTATTTTTCTATTTACAAAACAAT
This window of the Proteiniborus ethanoligenes genome carries:
- a CDS encoding anaerobic nitric oxide reductase flavorubredoxin, giving the protein MGRKISEKVTWVGKIDWELRSFHGEELSTHKGSSYNSYLVRDKKTVLIDTVWQPFTKEFIDNLKKEIDLNQIDYIIANHAEIDHSGALPELMKEIPNTPIYCTANGIKSLKGHYHQDWNFVEVKTGDELDIGDSKLIFVEARMLHWPDSMFVYMTGENILFSNDAFGQHFASEHLFNDLVDQSELYNEAIKYYANILTPFSLLVTKKIEEVLSFNLPVNMICTSHGIIWRDNPVQIVEKYLEWANAYQENQITILYDTMWDGTRRMAEAIAEGIQSVDKEVTLKLFNASKTDKNDLITEIFKSKAILVGSSTVNKGIMHGTAGILEMIKGLGFKNKKAAAFGCYGWSGESVKIINDKLNEGKFEVVNEGIKELWNPTPEAIERSIEFGKEFALKL
- a CDS encoding nucleoside-triphosphatase, with translation MSNLFITGEIGIGKTTIINKIIDKLNCSVGGYSTDREIVNGKKIFTAKSLLDDTERCIFAKIHMANGHKEIYEDSFRYCIISILEKSLSKADVIILDELGFMEDNIIQFTSYVHSLLDSDRFILGVLKKHDCQFISSIRSRKDVLVVDVNKDNRDSILDELLSMIKSYGVPFKE